The genome window GCCACGGCTCAGGTCCTGCGGCTCGGCCAGCACGCGCGTGGTGACAAAGCCGCGCGCGATGATGGCGTTCTGCATGCGGCCCATCAGTACATTGATGGCCTGCGTGCCCAGGCAGCGTCCCAGCGGCGAGTCCGGTGCACCCAGGTCGTCGCGCGCGGCGGCGGCCAGCGCCCACTGGAACTGGGCGGCGTCCTCGCCGTGCAAGACAAGCTGGTCGATGGTAAAGCACGGCGATTCGCCCGTGGGCAAGCGGTTGGCGGAAGCGGCCGCCGGCGCCTCGAGCAGGCGCACGTCGGGCTGGCGCTCCTGCTGCTGGCGCAGGAGGCGCTCACGTTCTTGCTGGCGTATCAATTCTTGGCTGGCATCGTCGCGCTGACCAAGGCCAGGCGTAGTGGGAAGGGGCGGCGCGATTTCAGGACGGGTCTGCGCGGACACGGCGGCACACAGGGTGCCGCTAAACAAAAATACACCGCACCATGGCGTCAAGCGCAGGTGCATATGTTGCCTTAAGTAATTATTTACGTAAGGAAATTATAAATTAATTATTTCTATCCGGCAATTATATTTATTTCTTGAGAACTTTACTTTTTTGGTAACTATCTTTTAACTATCGAATTACCACTAGTAAATAAGCATGCGGCATCATGGCAGTAGGTCAGACAAATGCATCCACAATGAATACCAAAAAAAAAAGCCCTGTAAAAACAGGGCTTTGGCTTACTCAGTCATTCCGGGACACAAAGTTTCCCGCAGGAAACTCACTCCCACTCGATGGTCGCCGGCGGCTTGCCCGAGATATCGTAGACGACGCGGTTGATGCCGCGCACTTCATTGATGATGCGGTTCGATACCTTGCCCAGCAGGCTGTGCGGCAGGTGCGCCCAGTGGGCCGTCATGAAGTCCTGCGTCTGCACGGCGCGCAGGGCCACCACGTATTCGTAGGTACGGCCATCGCCCATCACGCCCACCGATTTGACGGGCAGGAAGACGGCGAATGCCTGGCTGGTCGCTTCGTACCAGTTCGCCGGCAGCGCGTCCGGGTCGACGGCCTGGCCGGCGACGAATTCGTACGGCGTGTTGCGCAGTTCTTCGATGAAGATGGCGTCGGCGCGGCGCAGCAGGTCGGCAAAGTCTTTCTTGACTTCGCCGAGGATGCGCACGCCCAGGCCCGGGCCCGGGAACGGGTGGCGGTACACCATGTCATGCGGCAAGCCCAGGGCCACGCCCAGTTTGCGCACTTCGTCCTTGAACAGTTCGCGCAAGGGTTCCAGCAACTTGAGCTTCATGGTGTCCGGCAAGCCGCCCACATTGTGGTGGCTCTTGATGGTCTGGCCCTTTTTGCCCTTGCCGGCCGATTCGATCACGTCCGGGTAAATCGTGCCTTGCGCCAGCCATTTGGCGTTGACCAGTTTGCCGGATTCCACCTGGAAGACTTCGACGAATTCGCGGCCGATGATCTTGCGCTTCTGCTCGGGGTCGGTGACGCCGGCCAGGTGGCCCATGAACTGCTCTTCCGCATCGACGCGGATGACTTTCACGCCCAGGTTCTTGGCGAACATGTCCATCACCATCTTGCCTTCGTCCAGGCGCAGCAGGCCGTGGTCGACGAAGACGCAGGTCAGCTGGTCGCCGATGGCGCGGTGGATCAGGGCCGCGGCCACGGACGAATCGACGCCGCCGGACAGGCCCAGGATGACGTCGTCGGTACCGACTTGCGCGCGGATTTTTTCCACCGCTTCGCTGATGTAATCGGGCATGTTCCAGTCCGACTTGCAGCCGCAGATTTCATGCACGAAACGGCCGATCATGGCCTTGCCCTGCACCGTGTGCGTCACTTCCGGGTGGAATTGCACGCCGTAGAACTGGCGCTCTTCGTCGGCCATGGCGGCGATCGGGCAGCTCGGAGTGTTGCCCATCAGCTTGAAGCCTGGCGGCATTTCCAGCACTTTGTCGCCGTGGCTCATCCACACTTTCAGCATGCCGTGGCCTTCGTCGGTGACGAAGTCGGCAATACCGTTGAGCAACTTGGTATGGCTGCGGGCGCGCACTTCGGCGTAGCCGAATTCGCGTACCAGGCCGTTTTCCACCTTGCCGCCCAGCTGGGCCGCCATGGTTTGCATGCCGTAGCAGATGCCCAGCACGGGCACGCCCAGCTCGAACACGGCTTGCGGCGCGCGCGGCGAATCGCCGTCCAAGGTGGAATTGTGGCTGCCCGACAGGATCACGCCGGCGGCGCCATAGTTGCGCACGAATTCGTCGCTGACGTCATACGGGAAGACTTCGGAAAACACGCCGGAATCGCGCACGCGGCGGGCGATCAACTGGGTGACTTGGGAACCGAAATCGAGAATGAGGATTTTAGAATGCATGATGGGGGCTTTATATGGGGTCATTACAAAACCGGCGCACTGGGCGCCGGTCTGGTCTGTCGCTAATTACTCTGAACGGTAGTTAGGTGCTTCTTTCGTGATTTGCACATCATGGACATGCGACTCGCGCATGCCGGCCGAGGTGATTTCCACGAATTCCGCTTTTTCGCGCAGTTCGTCGATGGTGGCGCAACCGCAGTAACCCATCGATTGACGCACGCCGCCCACCAGCTGGAAGATGATCGCCAGCACGCTGCCTTTGTAAGCCACGCGGCCTTCGATACCTTCAGGCACGAACTTGTCGGCCTTCATGGTGGCGTCCTGGAAATAACGGTCAGCCGACCCATCGGACATCGCGCCCAGCGAGCCCATGCCGCGGTACGATTTGTAGCTGCGGCCCTGGTACAGGATCACTTCGCCTGGCGCTTCTTCCGTACCGGCAAACATGGAACCCATCATGACGGTCGAGGCGCCAGCGGCCAGCGCTTTCGAGATATCGCCCGAGAAGCGGATACCGCCGTCGGCGATACATGGCACGCCCGTGCCTTCGAGTGCTTCGGCGACGTTCGAAATGGCCGTGATTTGCGGCACGCCCACACCGGCGACGATACGCGTGGTGCAGATGGAGCCAGGACCGATGCCGACCTTGACGGCATCGGCGCCGTATTCCACCAGCGCCCTGGCGGCGGCGGCGGTAGCGATGTTGCCGCCAATCACTTCCACCTGCGGGTACTTGGTCTTGATCCAGCGTACGCGATCGAGGATGCCTTGCGAGTGGCCATGGGCCGTGTCGACCACCAGCACGTCGACACCAGCGGCGACCAGCAGGTCGATACGCTCTTCATCCTTGGCACCGACACCGACGGCAGCGCCGACCAGCAGCTTGCCCTGGCTGTCTTTCGACGCGAACGGGTGGGAAGTCGACTTCTGGATATCCTTGACGGTGATCAGGCCGCGCAGCTCAAACGCGTCATTGACGACCAGCACGCGCTCAAGGCGGTGCTTGTTCATCAGGCGCTTGGCTTCGGCCGTGTCGGCATCTTCATTGACGACGACGAGTTTTTCGCGCGGCGTCATCTTGGCGGAGGCTTCCGCGTCGAGTTCCTTTTCAAAGCGCAAATC of Janthinobacterium sp. PAMC25594 contains these proteins:
- the guaB gene encoding IMP dehydrogenase is translated as MRLLQKALTFDDVLLVPAYSNVLPADTSLKTRLTRNITLNIPLLSAAMDTVTEARLAIAMAQEGGIGIIHKNLNPKDQAREVARVKRFEAGVLRDPITIPPDMKIRDVIALTEQYGISGFPVVKGKEVVGIITNRDLRFEKELDAEASAKMTPREKLVVVNEDADTAEAKRLMNKHRLERVLVVNDAFELRGLITVKDIQKSTSHPFASKDSQGKLLVGAAVGVGAKDEERIDLLVAAGVDVLVVDTAHGHSQGILDRVRWIKTKYPQVEVIGGNIATAAAARALVEYGADAVKVGIGPGSICTTRIVAGVGVPQITAISNVAEALEGTGVPCIADGGIRFSGDISKALAAGASTVMMGSMFAGTEEAPGEVILYQGRSYKSYRGMGSLGAMSDGSADRYFQDATMKADKFVPEGIEGRVAYKGSVLAIIFQLVGGVRQSMGYCGCATIDELREKAEFVEITSAGMRESHVHDVQITKEAPNYRSE
- the guaA gene encoding glutamine-hydrolyzing GMP synthase — its product is MHSKILILDFGSQVTQLIARRVRDSGVFSEVFPYDVSDEFVRNYGAAGVILSGSHNSTLDGDSPRAPQAVFELGVPVLGICYGMQTMAAQLGGKVENGLVREFGYAEVRARSHTKLLNGIADFVTDEGHGMLKVWMSHGDKVLEMPPGFKLMGNTPSCPIAAMADEERQFYGVQFHPEVTHTVQGKAMIGRFVHEICGCKSDWNMPDYISEAVEKIRAQVGTDDVILGLSGGVDSSVAAALIHRAIGDQLTCVFVDHGLLRLDEGKMVMDMFAKNLGVKVIRVDAEEQFMGHLAGVTDPEQKRKIIGREFVEVFQVESGKLVNAKWLAQGTIYPDVIESAGKGKKGQTIKSHHNVGGLPDTMKLKLLEPLRELFKDEVRKLGVALGLPHDMVYRHPFPGPGLGVRILGEVKKDFADLLRRADAIFIEELRNTPYEFVAGQAVDPDALPANWYEATSQAFAVFLPVKSVGVMGDGRTYEYVVALRAVQTQDFMTAHWAHLPHSLLGKVSNRIINEVRGINRVVYDISGKPPATIEWE